In one Rutidosis leptorrhynchoides isolate AG116_Rl617_1_P2 chromosome 8, CSIRO_AGI_Rlap_v1, whole genome shotgun sequence genomic region, the following are encoded:
- the LOC139864194 gene encoding uncharacterized protein, whose product MDKTFKMLEFLVDDSDDEKIVSFVNGLTHEEVDGEASSSRVPRSRIYIARDRGDAAIRLYNDYFSESPMFPDKYFKRHFRMSRELFLRIIEVFAKPTAEDIVRLYNFHAQKHGLPGHYARGDQKEPFVMLEAVAPQDLWIWHAFFGMAGSNNDINVLNFSPLFNTIKDGTAPPSPFEVNGRRYERGYYLGDARTIDFNKIRRHMYACIVLHNIIQENNGFVIGRREERVIQRNPPRQLEWNLRDRDARIKEIRDRQVYKQLEADLTEHVWNLSPYFRTVNDK is encoded by the exons ATGGATAAAACTTTCAAAATGCTAGAGTTTCTTGTGGATGATTCGGATGACGAAAAGATTGTTAGTTTTGTTAATGGTCTAACTCACGAAGAAGTCGATGGAGAGGCAAGTAGTTCGCGAGTCCCTCGATCCCGGATTTATATTGCTAGGGATCGAGGCGATGCGGCTATAAGGTTATACAATGATTATTTTTCGGAGTCACCAATGTTTCCCGACAAATATTTTAAACGACATTTTCGAATGAGTCGTGAGTTATTTCTTCGAATTATTGAAG TATTTGCGAAACCAACTGCCGAAGATATTGTTAGACTTTATAATTTTCATGCACAAAAACATGGTTTACCGG GACATTACGCAAGAGGTGATCAAAAAGAGCCTTTTGTTATGCTTGAAGCAGTCGCCCCACAAGATTTGTGGATATGGCACGCATTCTTTGGTATGGCAGGTTCGAACAACGACATTAACGTTTTGAATTTTTCTCCATTGTTTAACACTATAAAAGATGGAACTGCTCCACCTTCACCATTTGAAGTAAACGGGCGTCGCTACGAAAGAGGGTATTACTTAGGTGATG CGAGAACTATTGACTTCAACAAAATTAGAAGGCATATGTATGCTTGTATTGTATTACATAACATTATTCAAGAAAATAACGGTTTTGTGATTGGACGGCGAGAAGAAAGAGTGATACAAAGGAACCCACCACGTCAGTTAGAATGGAATTTGAGGGATCGAGATGCAAGGATTAAGGAAATAAGAGATAGGCAAGTTTACAAACAGTTGGAGGCAGATTTAACCGAGCACGTTTGGAATTTATCACCTTACTTTCGTACTGTTAATGATAAGTAG
- the LOC139864195 gene encoding uncharacterized protein, producing MKVEHSSSSWANINRCLISLHDNHRSLDSVFTINIGNGMSTWFWHDRWLNGSILRENFPRLYALETEKSCVVADRRFDISWNWKWRRMPRGGAEEAQLTLMLASLTQVALTDSQDHWICPGSPLSTYSVKFVRNPLVLNSNGLRKTY from the exons ATGAAGGTGGAG CACTCTTCTAGTAGTTGGGCCAATATCAACAGATGCCTTATTTCTTTACACGACAATCATCGATCCCTCGACTCTGTTTTTACTATTAATATTGGAAATGGGATGTCTACTTGGTTCTGGCATGACAGGTGGTTAAATGGTTCAATTCTTCGTGAAAATTTCCCGAGACTTTATGCTTTAGAAACTGAAAAAAGTTGTGTGGTTGCGGATCGTCGTTTCGATATTTCTTGGAATTGGAAGTGGCGTAGAATGCCGAGAGGAGGGGCTGAAGAAGCACAACTCACCCTTATGCTTGCTTCACTCACGCAGGTAGCTTTAACCGATAGTCAAGATCATTGGATTTGCCCAGGTTCCCCGCTTTCTACTTACTCTGTCAAATTTGTTCGTAATCCACTTGTTTTGAATTCGAATGGGTTGAGAAAAACTTATTAG
- the LOC139861822 gene encoding F-box protein At5g46170-like codes for MMSSLRSDHTTRIYPEPLDITDSVDRFDTIPDSLLLLIFNNIGDVKTLGRCSLVSKRFQSLIPQVENVVVRVDCVISDDDSTSAATAAADKSRGPFSNFVRLVVGGIVKPILAIGQFLGPKRSSSSSSSSSPALFVGNSGDFDGEELGSGSVTHHSPTQVLKNFNEIRFLKIELPSGELGIEDDVLLRWRADFGSTLDNCVMLGASSVIHPQGSASCDLNYSCGNGSDDNGSIPESFYTNGGLKLRVVWTISSLIAASARHYLLQPIIAEHKTLDSLVLTDGDRQGVLCMNKEQLEELRVKPLSASSASKRTLVPALNMKLWYAPYLELPDGTVLKGATLVAIRPSEQSGRKEVSDGSWVSSAFEEPYGTAARLLAKRRTYCLEMNSF; via the coding sequence ATGATGTCATCCCTCCGATCAGATCACACCACCAGAATCTACCCCGAACCACTCGACATCACAGATTCCGTCGACCGATTCGATACCATACCAGATTCTCTCCTTCTCTTAATCTTCAACAACATCGGTGACGTCAAAACCCTAGGTCGTTGTTCTCTCGTTTCAAAGCGATTTCAATCCCTAATTCCTCAAGTTGAAAACGTCGTCGTTCGCGTCGATTGCGTTATCTCCGACGACGATTCCACCTCCGCCGCCACCGCAGCTGCCGATAAATCCCGTGGACCGTTTTCTAATTTTGTGAGACTCGTTGTTGGTGGAATTGTGAAGCCAATTTTAGCAATTGGACAGTTTTTAGGCCCTAAACGATCTTCATCATCGTCGTCTTCATCCTCGCCGGCGTTATTTGTCGGTAACTCCGGCGATTTTGACGGTGAAGAATTAGGTTCCGGTAGTGTAACTCATCATTCTCCAACACAGGTATTAAAAAACTTTAATGAAATTAGGTTTCTTAAAATTGAGCTCCCTAGCGGTGAATTAGGGATCGAAGACGATGTATTGTTGAGATGGAGAGCTGATTTTGGATCTACATTAGATAATTGTGTGATGCTTGGTGCCTCATCTGTAATACATCCACAAGGTTCTGCATCTTGTGATTTGAATTATAGTTGTGGAAATGGGAGTGATGATAATGGGAGTATACCGGAATCTTTTTACACGAATGGTGGGTTGAAATTACGGGTAGTATGGACGATAAGTTCGTTGATTGCGGCTTCAGCGAGGCATTATTTACTTCAACCGATAATTGCGGAGCATAAGACGTTGGATTCTTTGGTCTTAACGGACGGAGATAGACAAGGGGTGTTGTGTATGAATAAAGAACAGTTGGAGGAATTGAGGGTGAAACCGTTGTCGGCTTCTTCAGCTTCGAAGAGGACGCTTGTTCCTGCGTTGAATATGAAGCTTTGGTATGCTCCTTATTTGGAATTACCTGATGGGACTGTGCTTAAAGGAGCTACATTGGTGGCTATTAGACCTAGTGAGCAATCGGGTCGTAAGGAGGTTTCTGATGGGTCTTGGGTTTCTTCTGCATTTGAGGAGCCTTATGGAACTGCTGCCAGGTTGTTGGCCAAGAGGAGGACTTATTGCCTAGAGATGAATTCCTTCTGA